Part of the Blastocatellia bacterium genome is shown below.
AAAGCACGTTGCAGACGTTTATTGTCAGATAAATTTACATTATTAGGAATACTTTCAAACATCTTAGGTTCTCCTCCAATCAAATTCAGGGCTACCGGGTTTTCCATACATTATCAACGCGCCGCGTTCGCCTACTGCGTTAGGACGTTGGAAAATCCAGTTTTGCCAAGCAGATAATCTACCAAATATTTTTGTTTCTAAAGTTTCTGGGCCAGCAAAACGTAAACTTGCTTCTAGCCCTGTTAGCGCGTCTGGTGAAAGTGATGCACGTTCTTCAATTGCTACTCTAACTTCATCATCCCAATCAAGTTCATCAATTGCTAAAGTCACAAGCCCCATTTCTTCAGCTTGCTGTGCCTCAAAAGGTTCGCTTTGTGCTAAAACTTGTTCAACTATGTTTGGCTCACCTAAAAGCTTAGTTGTTAGCCTAGATAGCCCATTGCCCATTGGCAAAATACCTTTATTAAACTCTGTAATAGCTACTTCTGTACCTGTTAACATATAAGCACGGTCAGAAGCTAAAGCTAACTCTAAAAGACTTCCAGCAAAACAAGAACCTTGATCAACTATTGCAAAAAGACTTTTAGCCGATACATCAAAACGCTTTAACACCCGTTTCATTAGCAGTATTACTTCATTGATAAACCAGTGACCACGATGAGCAAACAATTGTTCATCAAGTTGAATAACTTTATTTAGCTCGCCGCGTGTATGAAGTGTAGTTAAACCAATTTCAGGGTAATTAAAACGAAGTTGCAACAGTGCATCTTCAAGCTCACGATACATTTTTATTGGATACCATTCACTACCAAGCAAGGTTGGATCATCTGGAATAGGAAGGATTTCTTCAGGTGCTTGGATTTCAAGATGTGCAACTCTGGTTTCTGGGCCAAAAGTTAATTTGACATACTTATAGCTAATTCCTTTGTCTGTAACAGTTGGATTTAAGGCTTCAAGCTTTATTCCTTTACGTTCTGTGTGTCCTTCACCAGCAAGCTTTTCTGCTCTAGCCATCACTTCTTCATTAAATTTTGAAGAAGGGAAAATTCCATCAACTAAATTCCAGTCTACTGCACGTTGACCTTTGATTCCTTCAGCTAAAGTAACAAAAATATCTGCACGATCTCGGCGAATTTTACGCTTATCAACCAAGCGTGTAAGTCCACCTGTACCAGGCAACACACCTAAATAAGGGACTTCAGGCAAACTTACAGCAGAGCGACGGTCATCTACCAAATAAATTTCTTTACAAGCTAGTGGCAGTTCATAACCGCCACCGCTAGCAATCCCGTTTAATGCTGCAATATAGGTTTGACCGCTATTTTCTGTTGCATCTTCAATTGCTAAACGAGTCTCATTTGTGTATTTACAAAAATTTACTTTGAAATTATGTGTAGAACTTCC
Proteins encoded:
- a CDS encoding benzoyl-CoA-dihydrodiol lyase, which codes for MEAINFQTDPSRYQHIELEITGPIATIALNIKEDKPLKPGYALKLNSYDLGVDIELFDAVSRLRFEHPEVSVVVITSKREGLFSAGANIFMLGSSTHNFKVNFCKYTNETRLAIEDATENSGQTYIAALNGIASGGGYELPLACKEIYLVDDRRSAVSLPEVPYLGVLPGTGGLTRLVDKRKIRRDRADIFVTLAEGIKGQRAVDWNLVDGIFPSSKFNEEVMARAEKLAGEGHTERKGIKLEALNPTVTDKGISYKYVKLTFGPETRVAHLEIQAPEEILPIPDDPTLLGSEWYPIKMYRELEDALLQLRFNYPEIGLTTLHTRGELNKVIQLDEQLFAHRGHWFINEVILLMKRVLKRFDVSAKSLFAIVDQGSCFAGSLLELALASDRAYMLTGTEVAITEFNKGILPMGNGLSRLTTKLLGEPNIVEQVLAQSEPFEAQQAEEMGLVTLAIDELDWDDEVRVAIEERASLSPDALTGLEASLRFAGPETLETKIFGRLSAWQNWIFQRPNAVGERGALIMYGKPGSPEFDWRRT